Proteins from a genomic interval of Phenylobacterium sp. LH3H17:
- a CDS encoding long-chain-fatty-acid--CoA ligase yields the protein MSLDIRSVADVPRHHARVRPEAQALWFAGEAISFAEFDVLSSQCAQALLAAGVQPGDRVGTLAKGNADFFVLWFGCLKVRACLTPVNWRLAPPEIAFILRDAGCKLLVVGEDYAETIAGLDLPDLADVIQFEPGHPDWPGFRAWIGAQPASDPALAALPDDDVIQLYTSGTTGLPKGVQLTETNYKACFAGATQVWGKFSPGEGVLVAMPLFHVAGANLGMLSLLQGARAVIMREVDIGLLLKLIETHAIKHAFMAPAIINKVLQHPAQAATDLSSLRHIYYGASPISEEVLTRAQARFNAGFMQLYGLTETIGGGTYLPPEAHDPALGKLRACGKPTPGYDIRVRIDGRDAAVGEVGEIEIRSGGIMKGYWNRPDATAEAVCPQGWFKSGDAGYFDADGYLFIHDRVKDMIVSGGENIYPAEVENALMGHPHVADAAVIGVPDERWGEAVKAVVVLRPGAPADTASIIEHCRAQIAGYKAPKSVDYVAVLPRNPSGKVLRRELRDPYWQGQGRKVG from the coding sequence ATGTCGCTGGACATCAGAAGCGTGGCCGACGTGCCGCGCCACCACGCGCGTGTTCGGCCTGAAGCCCAGGCCCTTTGGTTCGCGGGCGAAGCGATCAGCTTCGCCGAGTTCGACGTCCTCTCATCGCAATGCGCCCAGGCTCTTCTGGCCGCTGGCGTCCAGCCCGGCGATCGGGTCGGGACCCTCGCCAAGGGCAATGCTGACTTTTTCGTCCTCTGGTTCGGCTGCCTGAAGGTCCGCGCCTGCCTGACGCCGGTCAACTGGCGCCTGGCTCCCCCGGAGATCGCCTTCATCCTCAGGGACGCCGGCTGCAAGCTGCTGGTGGTGGGCGAGGACTATGCGGAGACGATCGCCGGCCTCGACCTGCCCGACCTCGCGGACGTGATCCAGTTCGAGCCGGGCCATCCGGACTGGCCCGGTTTCCGCGCCTGGATCGGCGCGCAGCCCGCGAGCGATCCGGCCCTGGCCGCCCTGCCCGATGACGACGTCATCCAGCTCTACACCTCCGGCACCACCGGACTGCCCAAGGGCGTGCAGCTCACCGAGACCAACTACAAGGCGTGTTTCGCGGGGGCGACCCAGGTCTGGGGTAAGTTCAGCCCTGGCGAGGGCGTGCTGGTGGCCATGCCCCTGTTCCATGTGGCCGGCGCCAATCTGGGCATGCTGTCCCTTCTCCAGGGCGCCCGGGCGGTGATCATGCGCGAGGTCGATATCGGCCTGCTGCTCAAGCTGATCGAGACGCACGCGATCAAGCACGCCTTCATGGCGCCGGCGATCATCAACAAGGTGCTGCAGCACCCGGCCCAGGCGGCGACGGATCTCTCCAGCCTGCGGCACATCTACTACGGGGCCTCGCCGATCTCCGAGGAGGTGTTGACCCGCGCCCAGGCGCGGTTCAACGCGGGCTTCATGCAGCTCTATGGCCTGACCGAGACCATCGGCGGGGGGACCTATCTGCCGCCGGAGGCCCACGACCCGGCGCTCGGCAAGCTGCGGGCCTGCGGCAAGCCTACCCCGGGCTACGACATCCGCGTCCGGATCGACGGCCGCGACGCCGCCGTCGGCGAGGTGGGCGAGATCGAGATCCGGTCCGGTGGCATCATGAAGGGCTACTGGAACCGCCCCGACGCCACCGCCGAGGCCGTCTGCCCTCAAGGCTGGTTCAAGAGCGGCGACGCCGGCTATTTCGACGCCGACGGCTACCTGTTCATCCACGACCGGGTGAAGGACATGATCGTCTCGGGGGGTGAGAACATCTATCCGGCCGAGGTGGAGAACGCCCTGATGGGCCATCCCCACGTGGCCGACGCCGCGGTGATCGGCGTGCCCGACGAGCGCTGGGGCGAAGCGGTCAAGGCCGTCGTGGTCCTGCGGCCGGGCGCCCCTGCCGACACCGCCTCGATCATCGAACACTGCCGCGCCCAGATCGCCGGCTACAAGGCGCCCAAGTCCGTGGACTACGTCGCCGTCCTGCCGCGCAATCCGTCCGGCAAGGTCCTGCGCCGCGAGCTCCGCGACCCCTATTGGCAAGGCCAGGGCCGCAAGGTCGGCTAA